In one window of Maribacter sp. BPC-D8 DNA:
- a CDS encoding M23 family metallopeptidase: protein MSKVKYYYDPDTLSYRKIEPEKSKRYRNIAFFILGSCIFGFLALILLLNTNLVNTPRELSLSREVKNYELQYELLNKKMEQIEEVLGNIEDRDNNIYRLYFEANPIPDEQRKAGFGGINRYKSLEGFNNSEMIVSTTKRLDIIKKQMAIQSKSLDEITKLAEEKEKLLMSIPAIQPINNEDLKRMASGYGWRSDPFTKARKMHYGMDFTAPKGTPIYAAGDGKITRADNNSSGYGKHIRIEHGYGYLSLYAHLSQYNVKKGQKVKRGDLIGFVGSTGRSEAPHLHYEVWKDNDRINPMNFYYGSLSPEEFENMLKFANQENQSLD from the coding sequence ATGTCTAAGGTAAAATACTATTACGACCCAGACACGCTGTCGTACCGAAAAATAGAACCCGAAAAATCTAAACGTTATAGAAATATAGCCTTCTTTATTTTGGGGTCATGCATTTTTGGTTTTTTAGCACTTATTCTTCTGCTTAACACCAACTTAGTCAATACACCAAGAGAACTTTCTTTATCTCGAGAAGTGAAAAATTATGAGCTTCAATACGAGTTGCTAAATAAGAAAATGGAGCAGATTGAAGAGGTTCTAGGTAATATAGAAGACCGAGACAATAATATTTATCGTTTATATTTTGAAGCTAACCCAATACCAGACGAACAGCGTAAAGCAGGTTTTGGTGGTATAAACAGATATAAATCTTTAGAAGGTTTCAATAATTCTGAAATGATTGTTTCTACTACAAAGAGACTAGATATCATTAAAAAGCAAATGGCCATACAATCTAAATCTTTAGATGAGATTACCAAGCTGGCTGAAGAAAAAGAAAAATTACTAATGTCGATACCGGCAATTCAGCCTATCAATAACGAGGACCTAAAACGTATGGCTTCTGGTTATGGCTGGCGTTCAGATCCTTTTACCAAGGCTAGAAAAATGCATTACGGTATGGATTTTACCGCCCCAAAAGGCACACCTATATATGCTGCAGGTGATGGTAAAATTACGAGAGCTGATAATAACTCATCTGGATACGGAAAACATATACGTATTGAGCATGGCTACGGATATTTGAGCCTATACGCCCACCTAAGCCAATATAACGTTAAGAAAGGGCAAAAAGTAAAACGAGGCGATTTAATAGGTTTCGTAGGAAGCACAGGAAGATCAGAAGCTCCACACCTTCATTATGAAGTATGGAAAGATAATGATAGAATCAACCCTATGAATTTCTACTATGGTAGTTTATCGCCAGAAGAATTTGAGAACATGTTGAAATTCGCTAATCAAGAAAACCAATCACTAGATTAA
- a CDS encoding TPM domain-containing protein, producing the protein MRYLKVSLVILFLWCTPSWSQFEIPEKPALETSVYDYTNLLSDQQKKALSQKLVRYSDSTSTQIVVTIIASTNGENINYLGANWGQKWGIGQEGKDNGILIILAENDKKVAISTGYGVEGSLTDALSKRIIENVILPEFRVGDYYAGLDKGSDVIFQVLTGEFQEDRTFGDNDGTPFSSLLPFIIFIVILFILWSRKNDDNGNNGGKRRGGLSPWDMIILSNMGRSSGSSGGFGSGGGGSFGGGGFGGGFGGGGFGGGGASGGW; encoded by the coding sequence ATGAGATATCTAAAGGTTAGCCTTGTAATTCTTTTTCTTTGGTGCACTCCGTCATGGAGTCAGTTTGAAATACCCGAAAAGCCGGCATTAGAAACTAGTGTTTACGATTACACCAACCTTCTTAGCGATCAACAAAAAAAGGCTTTAAGTCAAAAATTAGTTCGCTATTCCGATAGTACCTCAACGCAAATAGTGGTTACTATTATTGCTAGCACTAATGGCGAGAATATTAATTACCTCGGCGCTAATTGGGGTCAGAAATGGGGAATCGGACAAGAAGGAAAGGACAATGGTATTCTCATTATTCTAGCCGAAAACGACAAAAAGGTAGCTATTAGCACCGGATACGGAGTAGAAGGTTCTTTAACCGATGCCCTTTCCAAACGAATTATTGAAAATGTAATTCTACCTGAATTTAGAGTCGGAGATTATTACGCAGGTCTAGATAAAGGATCAGATGTCATCTTTCAAGTTTTAACCGGTGAATTTCAGGAAGACAGAACTTTTGGTGATAATGATGGCACTCCATTTTCATCTCTTTTACCATTTATCATTTTTATCGTAATTCTTTTCATTCTTTGGAGCCGCAAAAATGACGATAATGGCAATAATGGCGGCAAGAGACGTGGCGGATTAAGTCCGTGGGATATGATTATTCTTAGCAACATGGGACGCTCAAGCGGTTCTAGCGGCGGGTTCGGCAGCGGTGGAGGCGGAAGCTTCGGTGGAGGCGGATTCGGAGGAGGTTTCGGCGGCGGCGGCTTCGGCGGCGGCGGTGCTTCTGGTGGTTGGT
- a CDS encoding TPM domain-containing protein, whose product MSRVEDFLSETEEQEVVEAILKAEKNTSGEIRVHIEGHTRKNHYERAKEVFHLLKMENTKQENGVLIYVAVTDKKFVICGDKGIDNVVPKDFWQTTRNSIQTHFEKGAFKDGLVAGLLKAGEELNSHFPWQSDDTNELSNEISKG is encoded by the coding sequence ATGTCAAGAGTAGAAGATTTTTTATCGGAAACAGAAGAGCAAGAGGTAGTAGAGGCTATTCTTAAGGCGGAAAAGAATACTTCTGGCGAAATCAGAGTACATATTGAAGGGCACACTCGTAAAAATCATTATGAGCGCGCTAAAGAGGTTTTCCATTTATTAAAAATGGAAAACACCAAACAAGAAAACGGAGTCTTGATCTATGTGGCTGTAACTGACAAAAAATTTGTCATTTGTGGCGACAAAGGCATCGACAACGTGGTACCTAAAGACTTTTGGCAAACTACTAGAAATAGCATTCAAACACATTTTGAAAAAGGAGCGTTTAAAGACGGACTCGTTGCTGGCTTACTAAAAGCTGGCGAAGAATTAAATAGTCATTTTCCTTGGCAATCAGATGACACCAACGAATTAAGCAATGAGATATCTAAAGGTTAG
- a CDS encoding LemA family protein gives MKKGLIALIVIAVIAFGLYQWGVGFNNTAVALKETSTKTWANVESAYQRRNDLIGNLVKTVQGAADFERGTLTDVIEARAKATSVSIDPTNITPEQLAQFNQAQSGLSGALSKLLVTVERYPDLKSNQNFLELQSQLEGTENRINVARDRFNATVEPYNLHIKKFPNSILAGIFNFGELAYYKADSGSENAPDVDFDFD, from the coding sequence ATGAAAAAAGGACTAATTGCATTAATCGTTATTGCCGTAATAGCATTCGGACTATACCAGTGGGGCGTTGGTTTCAACAACACTGCAGTTGCATTAAAAGAAACATCTACAAAGACTTGGGCAAATGTAGAAAGTGCCTACCAGCGTAGAAACGACTTAATCGGTAATCTTGTAAAAACAGTACAAGGCGCTGCAGACTTTGAAAGAGGTACATTAACAGATGTTATCGAAGCTAGAGCAAAAGCAACCTCAGTTAGTATTGACCCTACTAATATTACACCAGAGCAATTAGCACAATTCAACCAAGCGCAAAGCGGATTGAGTGGTGCATTAAGCAAATTATTGGTAACCGTAGAACGCTACCCTGACTTAAAATCTAATCAGAACTTTTTAGAGCTACAATCACAATTAGAAGGTACAGAGAATAGAATTAATGTAGCAAGAGATAGATTTAACGCTACCGTTGAGCCTTACAATCTTCACATTAAAAAATTCCCGAATTCTATTTTAGCAGGCATATTCAACTTTGGAGAACTTGCTTACTACAAAGCAGATTCAGGCTCAGAAAATGCACCAGACGTAGATTTTGATTTTGATTAA
- a CDS encoding MerR family transcriptional regulator → MQIELPEKRYYGIGEVARAFGVNASLIRFWEKEFDVLQPKKNAKGNRKFTPQDIKNLQLIYHLVKERGFTLDGAKTHLKEEKQKTLSNFDIIQKLERVKAELNKIKDQL, encoded by the coding sequence ATGCAGATAGAACTCCCTGAAAAAAGATATTATGGTATTGGCGAGGTCGCCCGTGCCTTTGGCGTAAACGCTTCACTAATTCGTTTTTGGGAGAAAGAATTCGACGTGCTTCAACCTAAAAAAAATGCGAAGGGAAATAGAAAATTCACTCCCCAAGACATTAAAAATCTTCAATTAATATATCATTTGGTAAAAGAAAGAGGTTTTACTCTCGATGGTGCCAAAACTCATTTAAAAGAAGAAAAGCAGAAAACACTTTCTAATTTTGATATTATTCAAAAGCTTGAACGTGTAAAAGCAGAATTAAATAAAATTAAAGACCAGTTATAA